One stretch of Chryseobacterium indologenes DNA includes these proteins:
- a CDS encoding SusC/RagA family TonB-linked outer membrane protein, whose translation MKKTLILLPLLAAQVALAQEKKTITGKIEDGNTSSVIAGASIKIETQSVSTKTDLDGIIESVSVGTVADKDGKFILEIPVGTKSILVSFPGYESRIIQINEDKTNYIVRLVPEVSDKNKIQEVIITGYQKIEKRKQTSAVATVKMDNISQAGVASVDQMLSGQIAGVVVTPETGSPGGPAKIRIRGTASLSGPQDPLWVIDGLPLEGNDVPNFSDKDNIDQLQNFSIAGLNPNDIEDITILKDAAATAIYGARAANGVISITTKKGKKGSMRINFSADTFVTARPDFDKLNLMNASEKVDLELMLAKRADLTYRADKGEVMRILTQNSQLNDFRAGGLDALTPFTRNQINALRNNSTDWGKLLYRNAINRQYGVSVSGGGESADYYFSLGYFDEQGTTIGTGFKRYNLTLKNNYKLSDKLTAGISVFGTASEKESFMTDADAAASPVNYSRNANPYLSPYNADGSYRYDKDIDGFKDVYVPFNFLEERENTNYTLKNHSLKAILDLEYKVSKSLKFTSQLGIQYDTNKTEKYATENTYFTRKFREGTRYYKDGQYRYYLPVGGIKQNWDNEYFQYNWKLQGTYNTKINSVHEIDLMAGTEIRKTDDNTTLTRAFGYNASTRTGTPIVFPSSNDAAEKKYETYREMPRVENAYASMFATASYTYDQKYTFFGSVRYDGTNLFGVNKKYRYLPIWAVSGSWLVTKENFMQNITPVSNLRLRASYGLQGNIDRNTSPFFIGEYNYANILPGMREDVINVISPPNDKLRWEKTTNVNFGLDLGLFKNRINLTADVYSRKGTDMISMRETPLESGFEYTMANWGSLTNKGFELAISTRNINKENFKWSTTINFAHNKSNVVSEQPRDNARLPTREGLPVNAVFALKTAGIDENGNPMFWKGNEKVKIEDFFGLYDPYVDFLPGYFAQSKLSNEEMRNLFTYVGDRDPKFTGGIINTFKIHDFDLTVSATFNFKQTVMKTPSYKGMELDRGRNYTRDIYEAGTSLPGITSPEMDSNPGWMGNKWLTDNNYNIYNLLDIWAKEISYVRISSIRLGYTLPKQFTSPMGISSLRLSVEGRNLFVFSNGYKGYFDPETYGNIYAQPITRSVTLGFNVSF comes from the coding sequence ATGAAAAAAACTCTAATCCTTTTACCTCTTTTAGCTGCCCAGGTTGCGTTGGCTCAGGAAAAAAAGACCATTACAGGAAAGATAGAAGACGGTAATACTTCCAGCGTAATTGCAGGAGCATCTATAAAAATAGAAACCCAGTCCGTTTCTACAAAAACTGATCTGGATGGAATCATCGAAAGTGTATCTGTAGGTACAGTAGCCGATAAGGACGGGAAATTTATACTGGAAATTCCGGTAGGGACTAAATCTATCCTGGTAAGTTTTCCAGGATATGAATCCCGTATCATCCAGATCAATGAAGATAAAACAAACTATATCGTAAGACTGGTTCCTGAAGTTTCAGATAAAAACAAGATTCAGGAAGTTATCATTACAGGATATCAGAAGATTGAAAAACGCAAACAGACTTCGGCAGTTGCTACGGTAAAAATGGATAATATCAGCCAGGCTGGGGTAGCGAGTGTAGACCAGATGCTATCCGGACAGATTGCAGGGGTAGTGGTGACTCCGGAAACAGGATCTCCGGGTGGACCTGCAAAAATCAGAATCCGTGGAACAGCTTCTTTGTCTGGTCCTCAGGATCCGCTATGGGTAATTGATGGACTTCCGTTAGAAGGAAATGATGTGCCTAACTTCAGTGACAAGGATAATATCGATCAGCTTCAGAACTTCTCCATTGCAGGACTGAACCCGAATGATATTGAAGATATTACTATCCTGAAAGATGCAGCAGCAACAGCTATTTACGGAGCAAGAGCAGCCAACGGGGTAATTTCTATCACCACAAAGAAAGGAAAGAAAGGAAGCATGAGAATAAATTTCTCCGCCGATACTTTCGTAACAGCCCGTCCTGATTTTGATAAATTAAATCTGATGAACGCATCAGAGAAAGTAGATCTGGAATTAATGCTTGCTAAGCGTGCTGATCTTACTTACCGTGCAGACAAAGGAGAGGTAATGAGAATTTTAACTCAAAACAGCCAGCTTAATGACTTTAGGGCTGGTGGTCTTGATGCTTTAACGCCATTCACACGTAATCAAATTAATGCGTTAAGAAACAACAGTACAGATTGGGGAAAACTGTTGTACAGAAATGCAATCAATAGACAATACGGGGTAAGTGTTTCAGGAGGTGGAGAAAGTGCAGATTACTATTTCTCTTTAGGGTATTTTGATGAACAGGGAACCACTATTGGTACTGGATTCAAACGTTATAACCTGACTTTAAAGAATAATTATAAATTAAGTGATAAATTAACGGCTGGAATCTCTGTTTTTGGGACTGCGAGTGAGAAAGAATCATTCATGACAGATGCTGATGCTGCGGCAAGCCCTGTTAATTATTCAAGAAATGCCAATCCTTATCTGTCACCTTACAATGCTGATGGAAGCTACAGATATGATAAAGATATAGACGGTTTTAAAGATGTATATGTTCCGTTCAACTTCCTGGAAGAAAGAGAAAATACTAATTATACACTGAAAAATCACTCTCTGAAAGCGATCTTAGATTTAGAGTATAAAGTTTCGAAAAGTCTGAAATTTACTTCTCAGTTGGGTATTCAATATGATACCAATAAAACGGAAAAGTATGCTACTGAAAATACTTATTTTACAAGAAAGTTCAGAGAAGGAACGCGTTATTATAAGGACGGACAATACCGTTATTATTTACCTGTAGGAGGAATAAAACAAAACTGGGACAATGAGTATTTCCAATACAACTGGAAATTACAGGGAACTTACAATACCAAAATCAATTCAGTACATGAAATTGATTTGATGGCTGGTACGGAAATCCGTAAGACAGATGATAATACAACGCTTACCAGAGCATTTGGTTATAATGCTTCTACAAGAACCGGAACACCAATTGTTTTCCCAAGTTCCAACGATGCTGCGGAAAAGAAATATGAAACTTACCGTGAAATGCCTCGTGTAGAAAATGCCTATGCTTCAATGTTTGCTACAGCGTCTTATACCTACGATCAGAAGTATACATTTTTCGGAAGTGTAAGATATGATGGTACCAATTTGTTTGGGGTTAATAAAAAGTATAGATATTTACCAATATGGGCTGTTTCAGGATCATGGCTGGTAACGAAGGAGAATTTCATGCAGAATATCACTCCTGTTTCCAATCTTAGACTGAGAGCATCTTATGGTCTTCAGGGAAATATTGACCGTAACACTTCACCGTTCTTCATTGGTGAATACAATTATGCTAATATTCTTCCGGGGATGAGAGAAGATGTGATTAATGTAATCAGCCCGCCAAATGATAAGCTTCGTTGGGAAAAAACAACCAACGTGAACTTTGGTCTTGACTTGGGATTATTCAAGAACCGTATCAACCTTACCGCTGATGTGTACAGCAGAAAAGGTACGGATATGATCAGCATGAGAGAAACTCCGCTTGAATCAGGATTCGAATACACAATGGCAAACTGGGGAAGTCTTACCAACAAAGGTTTTGAATTGGCAATTTCTACCAGAAATATCAATAAAGAAAACTTCAAATGGTCAACTACGATCAATTTTGCTCATAACAAAAGTAACGTAGTAAGTGAACAGCCCCGTGATAATGCCCGTCTTCCTACCAGAGAAGGTCTTCCTGTAAATGCTGTTTTTGCATTGAAAACAGCTGGGATAGATGAAAATGGAAACCCAATGTTCTGGAAAGGGAACGAAAAAGTGAAAATTGAAGATTTCTTTGGACTATATGATCCCTATGTAGACTTCTTACCTGGTTACTTCGCACAGTCAAAGCTTTCCAATGAAGAAATGAGAAATCTGTTTACCTATGTAGGAGATAGAGATCCGAAATTTACCGGAGGTATCATTAATACCTTTAAAATACATGATTTTGACTTAACGGTATCTGCAACATTCAATTTTAAACAGACGGTGATGAAAACACCATCATATAAAGGAATGGAGCTGGACAGAGGAAGAAATTATACAAGAGATATCTACGAGGCAGGAACTTCACTTCCGGGGATTACAAGTCCTGAAATGGATAGCAATCCAGGATGGATGGGCAATAAATGGCTTACAGATAACAACTATAATATTTACAATTTGTTAGATATCTGGGCTAAGGAGATCAGCTATGTAAGAATCAGTAGTATCCGTTTAGGGTATACACTTCCTAAGCAATTTACCAGCCCAATGGGAATCAGCAGTTTGAGATTGAGTGTTGAGGGACGTAACCTTTTTGTATTCAGTAACGGATACAAAGGATATTTTGATCCGGAAACGTATGGAAATATTTATGCACAGCCTATTACCCGTTCAGTGACACTTGGATTTAATGTTTCTTTTTAA